GCACCACCGGATCATGCTCTGCACATGATTTCAGACTACGCCGCTCTCTGTAAGGCGGTTGGATATAAGGCTTCTCAGATCAATGACAATGAACAATTTTACGATGTCTGCGTGGCTCTTCTTTTAGACGCCACAGAGACTTTAAGTGTTCTGCTTAACAACATCGAAAAGGAAGGAAAGGTTTTGAAAGAAACCATTCCTCAAGCCTTTATCGAACGCCTTCGTTGGGTGTCTAGTCAGTTCAGCGAAGCATACAGTATGAGTGTTGGCACAGGAACAGCCCCTCAAAAACTCAGACAGTCAGAAATCGACGATCTTTTGAAAAAGCTGGGCCTCTAATCAAAGAGGTCGGGTGTTATTAAACACGTCTAGCTCGTTCGTCTGTCTTAAAAAAATTCACCTATAATGTAGAAAAACGCCTACAAGTGAGGTGAAGTTATGAACACAAATATAAAATGGATATCAGCCGTTTTAATAGCGGCTTCTTTTAATGTTGGTTTGGCAAACGATAGAGAACATACAGCGAATCAAACCAATCAAAAAACAATAAATACTACAAATCAAAAGACGGCTGAAGATCAAATGATGAATGCAAGCGACACAGAGTTGACTCGACGTGTGCGCGAACAAATTGTCGCGGATAACAGTCTTTCTGTGAATGCGAAAAACGTTAAAATCATTTCACAAAATGGTCGTGTGACATTGAAAGGTCCTGTGGATTCAACTCAAGAACGAAACAAGATAGAGACCATTGCGAAAAGCGTCTCAGGAGCAAAAATCATTGTGAACGAGACCGTCGTCAAATAGGGGGCAGTTATGGCTAAACAAGGCAGAAAAGTGGTGTTCGGAATATTTAAAAATCGCTCCGAACTTGAAAGTTGTGTAGACCAATTACGTTTAGACGGTTTTAGAGCGGAAGACGTATCTGTGTTGATGCCTGAAAAAGGGGACACGGCGACTTTTGCGCATGAAAAACAAACGAAAGCTCCAGAGGGTGCCGCTATCGGTACAGGCACGGGAGCTGTTCTCGGTGGAGCCTTCGGATGGCTTGTCGGAATCGGTGCGATTGCAACAATTCCAGCATTGGGACCTTTGGTTGCGGCCGGCCCGATTATGAGCGCCTTAGCAGGACTCGGTGTGGGTGGAGCCGTCGGCGGAGTCACTGGTGCTTTAGTGGGTATCGGTATTCCCGAATATGAAGCCAAACGCTATGAAAAATATGTGAAAGACGGAGGTATGTTGATCTCTGTTCATGTCGACGATAACGAGTGGGAAGATAAGGCTGAAAAAATTCTTGAAGCTGCCGGAGCTCAGGATATTTCCAACTCATCTGAAGTTGCCCAAAGAGAATTTAGAAAATCCACACCTTCAAGCGATAAATCGACACATATCTGATAATAAAAAAGCCCCTTTTTGCGAGGGGCTTTTTATTCAATTTGTTTAAGAGTCCAACTTGCGAGTTCGCCCAGTTTCTCGTGCTCCAGAAGAATTCTTACTTCCTCGGAAAGTGCTTTGATTCTTTTATTTGCGACAACAATCAAAGCATTTCTTTTTAATCCGAAAGATCCCGCGCGTGCCAGAGGGGTCCCCAAGAAATCTCGGCCGATTTTTTTTCCTGAGGCTGTGAGAATGTATCGAAGATCATCGATGAGGAGCTCTTCGTTCTCCTGTGTAAGAGTTAAATTTGTTTCAATCGAAAGCTGCCCTTTAAAAACTTTTTGATTCCAAGGGCAGACGGTTTGACATAAATCACACCCAAAAAACCAATCGCCGATCTGAGAGCGCAATTCTTCGGAAGGCACTTGTCTTGATTCGATGGTGAGATAGGAAATGCATTTTCGTGCATCCATTTTACGCGGCTCAAGAAGAGCGCCTGTGGGACAAATATCAATGCACCTTGTGCACGTCCCGCAAAAATCCGGTAACGGTTCTATCTCAGTTTCTAACTTCAAGGATGTGTAGATCTCGCCAATAAAAAACAAGCTGCCTTTTTTGGGGTGGATGAGGCATGTATTTTTTCCGACCCAACCAAGCCCCGCGCGTTTGGCTAAATCTCTTTCTAAAACCGGACTGCTATCTGTGAATGGAAGAAACTCTTCTTCAGGCATAAGACCCTGCAATTTTTTGCAGAGTTCTGTCATGCGTTCTTTAAACCAAAAATGATAATCCATTCCCTGAGCGTAAAGACTGACCCGTGCTTGTTTTAAAGGGAAGTCCTGCTTTTTTTCAGGATGAGGAAAATAAGGAATGGCAAAAACCAAAGCGCTTTGCGCCCGAGGCCATTTGCTGCGTGGTTCTTCTTTGATGGGAGCGTGATCTTCCAAGTACTTCATGTCTCCATGCAATCCCTGGTTGAGCCATTCTTTATAGAACTCAAAACTTAAAGGTTTGCTTAAAGACGTGAAACCGAAGTGGGAAAATCCCAAATCTTCCAGGGTTTCATCAATGAGAGATTTCATCTCCTGTGGCGTCACGCAAAACTCTTTCTTTCGTTCCGGTCTTTTTCTACACTGAAGGAGATGTCACAAGTTCAAAAGTTACTTGAATCTCACCCTCATTGGTCGGCTGTGGAAACAATTTACCACAGACTGCAAGCTCATGGCTACAAAGCCTTTTTGGCAGGGGGCTGTGTGCGAGATGCTCTTTTGGGGATTACGGCCAATGATTTGGACGTCGCCACGGACGCGACGCCAGAACAAATTGAGGAACTTTTTGAAAAGACCGTGAACGTCGGTAAGGTCTTCGGTGTGATGAGAGTTCTGGTGGACGGCGCCGATATTGAAGTGGCGACCTTTCGTACTGACGGAACCTACAAAGACGGCCGCCGTCCCGAGGGAGTGCATTTTTCTTCACCGGAAGAAGATGCCAAGCGCCGGGATTTCACTGTGAATGCCCTTTTTTACGATTTGGCTTCAAAAAATGTTTTAGATTTTGTCGAAGGGGAGGCCGATCTTCGTAATGCGATCCTGCGCACCGTCGGTGAAGCGGAAAGACGCTTTCGTGAAGATCATCTGCGTTTATTACGAGCGGCTCGTTTTGTTGCACAATTGGATTTCGTTTTGGAGCAAACCACATTTGATGCTGTTAAGCAAATGGCTGCGCTGGTGAAAACCGTGAGTGGCGAACGTCTTCGCGATGAGATGGGAAAGCTTTTAAAATCCAAAGCGGTTTCTAAAGGTTTGGAAGTGATGGTTGCTACAGAGTTGATGCAGCTTCTTTTTCCGTTTCGTTTGCGTGATAACGAATGGCTGGGAAGTTACGGAGCCAAAGAAGTTTGGCAAACGCTGGCGTTATTTTTTAGAAATGCGAAGCAGGACGAACTTTCTTCCGCTATTCAGCTTTTAAGACTTTCCACGAAAGAACAACGAGGCATTGAAAAGGCCTGGGCTCTTTGGCAAAAGCCGGATGATTTTTTCGCTTTGAATTTAGGAAAACAACTGCAAAAACTGACGGAAGAAGGATCTTTTTGGGCCCTGCAGATCTTAATGCTTGAAGGAAGTGTTTGGGCTTCTCAAGTAAAAGATCTTTTCAAAGAATGGCAGCTTTGGCAAAACCAGCTTCCTCGTCCTTTGTTAACAGGAGAAGATCTTAAGGGGAAACTTACGGGCAAAGCTATTGGCGTCTGTCTTGCTGACGCCTTTGAGTTGCAATTAGAACGAAAGCTTCAAACTCGAGACGAGGCTTTAACGTGGTTGCAGAAGTATTTAGAAAGTGATTCGCATGGATAATATTTATGTTCCTAGCACGTATAGACGTTTAGTCGCCCAGGCGGTGGACTCTTTAATCCGCGTTGTTTTTTATCTGCCTTTTGCGAAAGCTTTGTTTGCTTTGATTTTTACAGAGGAAGAAGTGCTGATCTCCTTAGGGCATTTGCTTTTGATGTTCCTGATTCCTGCGATTTATGAATTTGTTTTTTTAGTTCTGATGCAGGCGACACCTGGTAAATGGCTGATGGGTTTAAAGGTTGTTCCGTTTTCAAATCCAGCGCAGAAACTCCACTGGGGTCAGTGTATTCTTCGTCCTCTCACAGAGCGTTTGTCGTTGTTTTTCTCTTGGGCTATTTATGCGGCGGCCTTCTTTCGTTATGACCGCACCCATATCGCTGACTGGGTCGCAGAAACTCGGGTCGTGCAGTTCACGCCTCGCCGCAAAAGAGCCGGCCTTCGCTGGTTTTTGGGAAGTCTTTTGATTATTTTCTACATCTACGATGGTCTTCATTCCGCTAAAAATCTCATTCACGTGATCGACTGGGAAAACCGCCAGGTGGATCTTCGCGCGCTTGTGGATTCGGATTCTCTTTCGGGGGTTATGGACGATTACGAGGATCTTTAGTGTCATCAACTTACTTGGCCGCCGAGGTTCGAGTAAGCCTGACACTTGTCGATCAGACTCGGTGAGTGATTCGTTTTATTTGCGTTGGTGTAATTCATTGTTTTGAAGGGCAGAGACAGTTGCGCGAGCGTCCTCCATCCATGGGAAGGCCTTCCTGACGAGCATCGTGCTCGTCAGGAGAGAGTAGTGGAGAGATTTAAAATTTTGGATAAGGGACCTTCTAAAAATAGAAGAATCAAAAAAGGAAAAACAAAAAAACAAAAATCTTCCCCTAATACCTCCTTTCCTGGCCACGACGGCCAGGAAACAGCCCTCTCAAGGATGGACAGCCCACAAAGACATCCGCACAGCTGTAAAAACAGAAAATCCACTTCCATTTGGCAGTAAAAAAAACTTCTAATTCACTTGTTCTGTTCACTTGTGAGAGCGGTGCATTGTTTTTTATTACAGATATATTCTTCAAATATTTTTATTGACGATGTTTTTGTCTCTGTAAAAACGGCTTGGTATTGTTTTCTTTATTTGGGCCGGAAGCATCTCGAATTAATTTTTTTCATTCCGTAGAATCGAATTACGAGCCAATAAATCAGTATTT
This region of Bdellovibrio sp. BCCA genomic DNA includes:
- a CDS encoding BON domain-containing protein, coding for MNTNIKWISAVLIAASFNVGLANDREHTANQTNQKTINTTNQKTAEDQMMNASDTELTRRVREQIVADNSLSVNAKNVKIISQNGRVTLKGPVDSTQERNKIETIAKSVSGAKIIVNETVVK
- a CDS encoding quinol:electron acceptor oxidoreductase subunit ActD translates to MAKQGRKVVFGIFKNRSELESCVDQLRLDGFRAEDVSVLMPEKGDTATFAHEKQTKAPEGAAIGTGTGAVLGGAFGWLVGIGAIATIPALGPLVAAGPIMSALAGLGVGGAVGGVTGALVGIGIPEYEAKRYEKYVKDGGMLISVHVDDNEWEDKAEKILEAAGAQDISNSSEVAQREFRKSTPSSDKSTHI
- the queG gene encoding tRNA epoxyqueuosine(34) reductase QueG, producing the protein MKSLIDETLEDLGFSHFGFTSLSKPLSFEFYKEWLNQGLHGDMKYLEDHAPIKEEPRSKWPRAQSALVFAIPYFPHPEKKQDFPLKQARVSLYAQGMDYHFWFKERMTELCKKLQGLMPEEEFLPFTDSSPVLERDLAKRAGLGWVGKNTCLIHPKKGSLFFIGEIYTSLKLETEIEPLPDFCGTCTRCIDICPTGALLEPRKMDARKCISYLTIESRQVPSEELRSQIGDWFFGCDLCQTVCPWNQKVFKGQLSIETNLTLTQENEELLIDDLRYILTASGKKIGRDFLGTPLARAGSFGLKRNALIVVANKRIKALSEEVRILLEHEKLGELASWTLKQIE
- a CDS encoding CCA tRNA nucleotidyltransferase, with protein sequence MSQVQKLLESHPHWSAVETIYHRLQAHGYKAFLAGGCVRDALLGITANDLDVATDATPEQIEELFEKTVNVGKVFGVMRVLVDGADIEVATFRTDGTYKDGRRPEGVHFSSPEEDAKRRDFTVNALFYDLASKNVLDFVEGEADLRNAILRTVGEAERRFREDHLRLLRAARFVAQLDFVLEQTTFDAVKQMAALVKTVSGERLRDEMGKLLKSKAVSKGLEVMVATELMQLLFPFRLRDNEWLGSYGAKEVWQTLALFFRNAKQDELSSAIQLLRLSTKEQRGIEKAWALWQKPDDFFALNLGKQLQKLTEEGSFWALQILMLEGSVWASQVKDLFKEWQLWQNQLPRPLLTGEDLKGKLTGKAIGVCLADAFELQLERKLQTRDEALTWLQKYLESDSHG
- a CDS encoding RDD family protein, which encodes MDNIYVPSTYRRLVAQAVDSLIRVVFYLPFAKALFALIFTEEEVLISLGHLLLMFLIPAIYEFVFLVLMQATPGKWLMGLKVVPFSNPAQKLHWGQCILRPLTERLSLFFSWAIYAAAFFRYDRTHIADWVAETRVVQFTPRRKRAGLRWFLGSLLIIFYIYDGLHSAKNLIHVIDWENRQVDLRALVDSDSLSGVMDDYEDL